The Polaribacter sp. Q13 sequence TTTTTGGTGATGGAAAACTACAAGTTGCCTATGAAGCGGATATTGATGCATCTGCACCAAATATTCCTAAAATAGGAATGCAATTTGATATTTCTAATCAATATAAAAATGTAACGTATTTAGGTAAAGGACCACAAGCCAATTATCAAGATAGAGAAACTGGTGCATTCTTCGGACTTTATAAGGCAAATGCTACTACCATGAATTATGATTATGTTGTTCCGCAAGAATATGGGAATCATATGGGTACAAAATGGTTTTCTTTAGAAAACGCTGCTAAAAAAGGAATCCATATTTCAGGAAATCAGCCATTAAATTTTAGTGTATTACAATACTCCACAAAAAACATAGAAGAAGCAACACACACCAACGAACTAATAGACAGAAAGGAATTAACGGTAAATGTAGACCTTATTCAAATGGGTGTTGGTGGCGATAATACCTGGTCTCATAGAGCAGAACCACATGCAGAATATCTTGTAAAACCAAAAAAGTACGAGTATGGTTTTTCTATACAACCTTTAGACTAACAATGTACACCGTAATAAACACACAAGGTGAATTATAAAATGTACTAAAAGAGAATTATTACCAATAAATAGTGTACTAATTCTCTTTTTATGTTTAAAATACCGTTATGAAATAAATTGAACCTAATTTGGAAAGGAAAATAGTAAATTCACTTTTTTAAGAACAAAATTATTAGAATATGAAAAAAATTATAGTGTTATCTATTTGTATCTTGTTTTCAATAAGTATACATGCTAAAATTAAAGTATTGATTATAGACGGACAAAATAATCATGGTGTTTGGCCAATGTCTACAATTATGATGAAACAATATTTAGAAGATTCTGGTTTGTTTACTGTAGACATTGCACGCTCTAATTATATTTGGAAATCTGAAGGTAAAAAAGAATATTTACCACTTGCTGGTGTTGGAGAACGTACGATTTCTAAAACCCCAAAGACAGACCCAGATTTTTGTCCGAAATTTAAAAAATACGATGTAATTGTATCCAACTTTGGTTGGAAAGCTGCTAGTTGGTCAGAAAAAACTCAGAAAAACTTCGAGAAATACATGAAAAAAGGTGGTGGATTTGTTTCTGTACATGCTGCCGATAATTCTTTTCCTGAATGGAATGCTTACAACCAAATGATTGGTTTAGGCGGATGGGGAAATCGTAGCGAAAAAGATGGACCTTATGTGTATTATACCAATGAAGGCGAATTGGTTAGAGACACTTCTGCAGGCGGAAGTGGCGCTCACGGACCAAAAAATGAATTCCCTATAACCATACGAGTTACAGATCATCCAATAACAAAAGGAATGCCTAAAGTTTGGTTAACAACAAAAGATGAATGTTATTCAAAATTACGTGGTCCTGCAGAAAACATGGTGATTTTAGCTACCGGAAAAGATGCTTCTGGTAAAGCACCTACAGATAGACATGAGCCTATATTAATGGCTTTAGAATACGGAAAAGGGAAAATTTTTCATACAACTTTAGGACATGATCAATTATCTTTTGAAAGTGTAGGTTTTCAAGTTTCTTTTTTAAGAGGTGTAGAATGGGCAGCAACCGGAAAGGTTACCCAAGAAATCCCTACAGATTTCCCGACTGCAACAAAATCATCAAAAAGAAAATTTGAACTAAAAAAATAACTAATTACAATGAAAACTATTACTACAATATTACTCGGTGTATGTGTTGCTTTTTCAGCAAACAGTCAGAAATTAAAAACAGGTCCGTCTAAAATGGTTTCTTCTTCTAAATGGGAAACGATGTTAGATAAAAATTTAACTAAATGGGAAGTTTGGACAGGGGTACCTGATAAATCATTAAAAAACATACCAGACACATACGTGGTACCTGCAGACGGAAAACCTGTTGAAGCTATCGGTTTGGGAGATCCTTTAGGTATATTTAAAGTTTCTGAAGAAGCAAACGATGCACTTGTTATGAAAATATCTGGTGAAGCTTACGCGGGTTTAACAAGTAAGAAATCATATAGCAATTATCATTTAACAATGCTGTTTAAATGGGGTGAAAAAAAGTGGGCTCCTCGTTTAAATGCAAAACGAGATAATGGTCTATTATACCATTGTCATGGAGAACATGGCGCTTTTTGGAATGTTTGGAAAAGTTGTTTGGAATTACAAATTCAAGAAGAAGATTTTGGAGATTTATATATTTTAGCAGGTACAGAAGCTAAAGTTCCTCAAACAAATAATCGTTGGGATCCTAAAAGTAAGACTATTTCTAAAAGAGCAAAAAGGTCTATTGATACGGAAAGTCCTCATGGAGAATGGACAAGAATAGATTTATATGTATTAGATGATACGGCTATTCATGTTGTAAACGGAGAGGTGGTATTAGCCTTAACAGATGCAAAAGATAAAAATGGAAATAAACTAACCTCTGGCCAGATTCAAATTCAATCTGAAGGAGCTGAAGCCTATGTAAAAGAGGTTTTTATACGACCAATAAAAAAGTTTCCTAAAAAAATTAGAAAAGCAGCTGGATTTTAAAGAGAAAAATAATCCATAAAATTTCACCTAAATACTTTCTAGGAAAGTGTCAATATAAAATTAGCATAATAATTAAGGCCTTTGAGTTTATTCTCAGAGGCTTTTTTTTATGTACTACTTATACCCTATTCAGATTTTATAAGGTAAATTCACCT is a genomic window containing:
- a CDS encoding ThuA domain-containing protein encodes the protein MKKIIVLSICILFSISIHAKIKVLIIDGQNNHGVWPMSTIMMKQYLEDSGLFTVDIARSNYIWKSEGKKEYLPLAGVGERTISKTPKTDPDFCPKFKKYDVIVSNFGWKAASWSEKTQKNFEKYMKKGGGFVSVHAADNSFPEWNAYNQMIGLGGWGNRSEKDGPYVYYTNEGELVRDTSAGGSGAHGPKNEFPITIRVTDHPITKGMPKVWLTTKDECYSKLRGPAENMVILATGKDASGKAPTDRHEPILMALEYGKGKIFHTTLGHDQLSFESVGFQVSFLRGVEWAATGKVTQEIPTDFPTATKSSKRKFELKK
- a CDS encoding DUF1080 domain-containing protein yields the protein MKTITTILLGVCVAFSANSQKLKTGPSKMVSSSKWETMLDKNLTKWEVWTGVPDKSLKNIPDTYVVPADGKPVEAIGLGDPLGIFKVSEEANDALVMKISGEAYAGLTSKKSYSNYHLTMLFKWGEKKWAPRLNAKRDNGLLYHCHGEHGAFWNVWKSCLELQIQEEDFGDLYILAGTEAKVPQTNNRWDPKSKTISKRAKRSIDTESPHGEWTRIDLYVLDDTAIHVVNGEVVLALTDAKDKNGNKLTSGQIQIQSEGAEAYVKEVFIRPIKKFPKKIRKAAGF